gtttctgcttctggcagacacatctgagtatatcagttgctgactacaggctgttctaagtagactgcgagccctggacttgctatgGATGTGAACAGGCCAACTGATGTGGAcaacccctgtctctgcaacagagtttGCCAagagctcctgatggattccccattgcctaaatgcctttttttttttttttttttttttttttttttttttttttttttttttgcttttgactagcatttcaccctgctgggtccctaacttcgtcccaaagtcagtaGGAAGTAGCTTGGAAAGAATActtcgcccattttccctggttaaaatgctaagtcagaaggaactcccttgcgtGGTGATGGCAATATCTCTCattccctgatggggatgctggagagacagcaattccatgattggaataaaaaaacaaaaacaaaaaaaccccagaaaaaatgggggaatgaaagaaccagccccccattttggcagccatgacaataacacgtgcttgccacgaccttgccttggtcactaggaggttaggtgcctgccttgtggcaaggaaccaatcagaagttagctgttggtgctatgctttacggctctgggtgtgctttacagacaagtgcacagcaatgatgcgcagagcatagcaaccaccctgggagggcctatgggccataacaaccagttgaccaatcaacacagggcaaactctccaatcctggaggcacaccaatcgagcctgtgtgtacccctagacactccccttccgctgccctacaagatctctatgtagactCTTCCAGCTGTCGTTCCTATCCGCCATAGTAGGTGGATAAAatgcctgagctaacatggggttagcttcttaaacaactataataaagtctcttgcagtttgcatcaagctttcgactcagcctggtgattggggtggccacagtcctggactgagatcctgggggcctgagcttccgggggtctttcactccGAGGTAGGCATGACTGGAGATGGCACCAGAAGCACACCAGAGGGCAGAGCTATGCTCTGGGAGCTGTCCTGCTAGTCCCAGGCACACACCATGGATCACGAGGGAGAAATCCAGATCTCCTACCTATAATCAGGCTAGTGGACACAGAGTTTTCCCAAGACTCCTTGAGGTGAAAAGGCATGAGAGGAGCCTAAAGCCTCCCACTCCCCAACATCACTGCCTTTTCAGGGGGAGTGTCCAGGAGACCCCAGGGGCCTCCTCCTACTTGCTGGGCATTCACACTGCAAGTGGCCCTTTCATTCATCCTAGAAGCAAAACAATGGACCAGGACTAGGACTAACAGGTTCAGGCTAGAGAgtggccaagagctccccatgCCATAGATGGTTCTGCCTTTATTCCTCCCGGACCCAAGAATCGAAGAGTGTAAATAAGGCTTTGACAGAATCCCCTGGTGACTTTGCTTCTCTGCAGGACTGTTACGGACTGGTGTTTTGGGGGCTTCGGTCAGGATCAGCTGAGCAGCCCTGGGTCTGTTCCTGAGTGGGGAAGTGTGGATGAGGGACAGGCTAGCTAAAAAGAGTTAAGAGTCAGATACACAGAATAGCTGTTAAGAAGGCAGGTTCAGTCCACAATGAAAGAGCCTCAGTTTACTCATCCCCCATCTTAAGTAATCAACCAcaggtggggacaatggcagaagacttctattatcatgaaTAAAGGGCAAATAACAATTACTTCTCTTAAGCCTACAGACATTCTGTAGCTGCATTCTGTACTACTTGGCCTTCAGGCTCTTCAGAGCTGCACTTATCACCTAGCCTTCCTGGTGAGAGTAAACCTGCCTAGGACCAACTCTATTGTTCTTTAGATAGGAGACATTCACCACCAAGGCCAGGGCATCCTGTAGCCATTAAGCTAATGTCTTAGAGACAATGGGAGTGATTTGGGCTCTCTGAACTCCAGGCAAGGTGGAATGGATTTCCATATATAGTTCCCTGACCCGGGACACCTGTTCAAAATGTACCTCATCCTCAAAAGACCAGAGATGGTTTGAGGTACTCAGGATCCAGCTACAAAGGCCACCGAAGCACGGTGCTGGGTGTAATTTCTAAATGAGTAAATATGTGTCTATCTCTTCTATCCACCAAAGCAGAAGCTGGTGTAGGCTAGTGGCATTTTCCTAAGAAGGGGAGGTGGCTGTGGCCCAACCTAGAGACAGCCACTGTAGGCTATAGCCTGCTGAGATTGGTCCATTTCTTCCTCTGACCTCACAAAGAGCCACTGTGAGGGGAGAATGAGTGTCCTGTATTTAAGGCCATGGGCTTGGCTACAGTTCTGTCCCAACAGACCAGGGAGCTGATTTCAGTGTGACCTGTGGGACTCTTTATTGTACTAAGCGTTCGCTTGAGACTACATCACCATCTGTTTGAGTGCCGTGAGCACCTGGCCTCATGACCATCCTCCCCCAAAAAGACAGCCTGAGAAGgcaatacaaaattaaatatacCATCGGCCGAGGTACATTCGGGTGTGTAAAACTGGCTCAGCATCGCTTCACACGCACCCTGGTGGCTATCAAGACCTTAGAAAATCTACCTCAGCACCTCTGGATGATCACGGCAGAGATGACAATATTGCAATCCTTACAACACCCGAACATAATTCAGCTCTTTCAGATCATAGTGacccagaagcacacacacatcatcacagAGTACGCCCCTGGAGGAAACTTGAGAGAGCTTGTCAAGAATGTTGGCAGGCTGCAGGAGGAAAAGGCTCAGACACTATTTGGTCAGCTGGTGTCGGCCATCAGGTATTGCCATGATCGGGACATCATACACAGGGACTTGAAACCCCAGAACATCCTGCTTGACGCAGAGGGGAAGGTCAAGGTGGCAGACTTCGGTCTTGCCACAAGGTGTCGAGCTGGAACTGTGCTGCAGGGCAGATGCGGCACTAACATCTTCAATGCACCCGAACTGGTCCTGAGAGAAGGCTACGATGGGAAGAAGGCGGATGTGTGGAGTCTGGGCGTGGTGCTCTTTTATATCACCGTTGGGCAGCACCCCTTCAGAGGAAGCACCCTGAAAGACACCGAGGGGAATATCGTCCAAGGGAGCTATGAGGTCCCTTCTCACGTCTCTGGGCAGCTTGAAAACCTGATTCACCAAATGCTCACGGTTGCCCCAGAGAAGAGGCCCTGCATTGAAGACATCGGACAACACCCGTGGGTCATGAGATGTGAAGACAACACCCCAGATAACACCTACCCAGATCCAAACATACTAGACATCCTGTCGGACCTTGGGTTTGACGTCAATGCCATCATCAAGTCCCTGCGAAAGAGAAAATACGACGAAATGATGGGGACGTACCTTATCATCAAAGATCAGGTAGGCAAGGGGCTGGAGCTTGGCTGCGGCACTCcaggcaagcctgaggaccccGACCCTACTTCTACTCCGCCACCAGTACAGCGCCTCAAACGAAGAGCCAGCGAACCCATCTTTGGCTTCCTCCACAGTAGTCCTTCACAGCATCACCTGCCTGACATCCCGAGACTGTTAGGGCAGAAATTGACCAGAAGTGCCTCCCTGCCTCAATGTTGTCCCCAGAGGGAGATCGCCACTTGTACCCATACCCCCCTATCCAGAACTGCTGCTGCCCGGTGTGTCAGCAGCAGCATACCACAGGAGAAAAGGCCCCTGCCTCCTGGGCCAGACTCTGACAGGGAAGCAGCATCTTCCCTTCAGAACATCGGGTGCTTCAAGAGACTGCGCAAGAGACTCAGGGCTTGCCTGTCAAGATGGTGTTGCTGTTTCTCAGGGAGTTCAAAGACACAGCCCCAACCTGTGTTCAACAACAGAGTGGTTCCCTTgaaagaggcaggaggcagagcccGATGAGGAATGGGCAGGCCGGTATGAGTGGGTGTGTAAGtactttgcattttattttctctgtgtctttggctgtgtcttttcattggacaaatcagaagaaaacagaaatgtgcGTGTATGTGGGGCCCCGATCTGGATTAAATCCTGATACATAGCATACCGCCTGTGGGAGAAATCCTGCTGCTTGAAGGTATCTAGGAGAATCTGATGCAACTCAACAACCAGTAAACAGCAAGAGTCTGTGATGAGAGTGGGTGCCAGAGGGGAGTGTGTGGATGTGGAGCAGTTGCCCATAGGGAGCAGGTGACCAGAAATGACAGTGTCTAGACTTGAAATGGAAGGTCAGGTGAGGAAGACGGGAAGGCCCATGAAGCTGTCTCACCCCTCTCCAAGTCCCCTCTGCCCCAGCCCCCAAAGAGCTGTAGGTCTAGGAACGGATAGACCCCTGATGTCCCTGGCAGGCACTGAGGGACCCTTGTGTGCCATGTCTCATGCAGAGAGCTTTCCGATCTCTCTGGGAGGGTCTTTGAACACCAGGGGTATGAACCCCTTCCTCCTGAACATTTGCACACTCAGTATCAGTTTGTAGAGCTGCCCACCACCTCATTAATGTGCCCCCTGCTGTGTGTAAACT
This DNA window, taken from Cricetulus griseus strain 17A/GY chromosome 2, alternate assembly CriGri-PICRH-1.0, whole genome shotgun sequence, encodes the following:
- the LOC100756665 gene encoding putative sperm motility kinase W; its protein translation is MTILPQKDSLRRQYKIKYTIGRGTFGCVKLAQHRFTRTLVAIKTLENLPQHLWMITAEMTILQSLQHPNIIQLFQIIVTQKHTHIITEYAPGGNLRELVKNVGRLQEEKAQTLFGQLVSAIRYCHDRDIIHRDLKPQNILLDAEGKVKVADFGLATRCRAGTVLQGRCGTNIFNAPELVLREGYDGKKADVWSLGVVLFYITVGQHPFRGSTLKDTEGNIVQGSYEVPSHVSGQLENLIHQMLTVAPEKRPCIEDIGQHPWVMRCEDNTPDNTYPDPNILDILSDLGFDVNAIIKSLRKRKYDEMMGTYLIIKDQVGKGLELGCGTPGKPEDPDPTSTPPPVQRLKRRASEPIFGFLHSSPSQHHLPDIPRLLGQKLTRSASLPQCCPQREIATCTHTPLSRTAAARCVSSSIPQEKRPLPPGPDSDREAASSLQNIGCFKRLRKRLRACLSRWCCCFSGSSKTQPQPVFNNRVVPLKEAGGRAR